CGACGCCGACCACCCGCGGGTGAGGAATCTGGCCGAGGAGCTCACAGCAAAGGCCACAACCGACGCCGAGAAGGCCGAGCGCCTCGTCCATTTCGTGGCCGAGCGCATCGCGGCCCAGCTCCCGGGCACCGGCGACGAAACGAGTGCCTCGCGCACACTGGAGCTTGGCTACGGTCACGAGACCGCCAAGGCCACGCTTCTGGTCGCGCTGGCCCGTGCCGCTGGCATCCCGGCGCGCCTGCACTTCGCGCGCTTCGACAAGTCGCTCATGCGCGAGTTCCTGCCCGGATGGGCCTGGGGCCTCTGGCCCGACACGGTCGCCACCGGCTGGGCCGAACTCTACGTGGACGGGCGCTGGCAGCCCCGTCCCGATGCGGCCTACGACGCCGACATGCTGCATGCGGCCAAGCGCTACCTGGCAGAACGCGGCCTCTCCTACGGCGTGGGCCTCACACTCGAGCCCGGCGCCGGCGCAGGCGGCTGGACCAGCCAGCTCGCCAAGCGCTTCCCGCTGGTCTCCGACGACGGCATCTACCGCGACGCGATGGACTACGTCTGGAGCGAGGCCTACCCGAACACGCGGCGTCACTCGGTGATCCGCTGGTTCCTGGGCCCCTGGGGTCGCAATGAATGCGCCCGCCGCCAGCGCGCCATCCGCGAAGCCGGCCGCGACTACGAGGCGATCGCGGCTTAAGACAATCAACTTCACAGGCCGGGGTGAGCTTCTCCTCCTACCCCATTCCCCAAAGCCCCTGCCTGTGTCTTCCCACACGCGGCGTCTCCCTTCCCCACGGAGGGAGGCGCCGCTGATTTTTGTACACTCCCTTTCACCTCTCCCATTCAGGGAGAGGTCGAGCGAAGCGAGGGTGAGGGTGCAATGCCGGTACAAGCCTTTCACCCTCACCCGCCCTCCCGGGCACCCTCTCCCTGAAAGGGAGAGGGGTAGCGCGGACCCTTCGGCAGGCTCAGGGCAGGCGTGGACGTGGACGTGGACGAAAAGATGGAACCACAGATGGCCACGGATGAACACGGATGCCGATCAGGCATCGGCCGTTTCCTTGTCGAGATCGTCGGGGGCGTATTTGGGAAGATGGCAGTTCCGGCATGCGCCGATCCTTGAGGGCCCGCGCCACCGCGTCCCCCACTTTTCCCCGCAGCTAGGACAACGCATGCCCCACAAACATTCTCCGACGTAGCCGAATCCAAAGATGAAGATCCAGATTTCCGCCCAGATCATCTGCTCCGGGACGCCGAACGTCATATCCGCCACGCTGGTGATAATGAAGAACAGCGTCAGCGCCGATCCAACTCTCAAGGTTCGGCGATAGCCACGCCACGCCTCGTAATACGCATCCCCCGGCTTGAGATCGCGGTAGCGGTATCGGGTGGGGTTAGTCATCCGTTTCCGTTTTCTGAAGAACTGGCACCCACCGCCTCTAATTCTCCCAAGAGAGCCGCAATGCGATCTTCATCCAAATTCAGCCACCAATCGAGCAATCTCTTGGCGAATTCGCGATTATGATTGGGCTGCCTCGGTTGCTCCATGACCATCGGCTCAACATCGTCAAGATACTCGGTCAGTTCATCCTCACTTGTCGCACCTGCCGTGAGCATTCCTAGAACGATCGGCGAGAAGGCGTGCCACTCATGGACCTCTCCATTGTCCGAATAAGTCGGATGCCACTCATTCAGAATTTCACTCAATTCAAGCGTCGCAGCATCAATGTGCTTTGGTCTATCCGGGAACGACTCAAATGCCCTCAGAAATTCCTCCTCATCGATCAACTTGCGAACTGTCGCTTCAATAACCTCCTTTGTGAGGCGCTGAACGAAAATCGGGTAAGAGGCCCAAAAATACAGCCCCGCTCCACACTCCCCGGTCTTCTTGTCCTTTTCCATCAAGTGAAGGAGATTTCCCACCGTAAAAAACGTTGCGCCGAAGCGTTCGCCAGTTTCAAACTCCACTTCAACATCTTGGTTGTCGTTCTCGTCATCATCAGCGAACTCAGTAAACGTAACAACGCGGTATTGAACACCCTTGGGATTGAAACTCACCCTTCCCCCTTTTCCGGGTCATCCGGCGCCCATTTGGGAAGGCCGCAGCGAGCACAAGTTGAGCGATACACAAGGCCGCCATACCACCACATCCGATTGTAGGCGCGCTTACAACGCGGACATGGGCTGTATTGATACAGCAAAGCCAAAATAAACACGCAGATTCCCGCGAGTGAAATCAGCATCTTGGCGGCCAGGGGAACGCCGAAATGATCAATGACCATACCGACACCTGCGCCTGCAACAAATGCGAACATTGCGGAGAAGAAAGCACACTCGCGCTGGTACACCCGCCGCCACGCCTCGGAATACGCATCCCCCGGCTTGAGGTCGCGGTAGCGGTAGTTGGCGGGCTTATTCATTGGCCGATTCCGCCGGCTGGGAGCCCAGCCGGTGTTCCACAATCCACGTGTGTACGAGCCGCGATGCGCCGTCCCAGAGGATCGTGATGTTGCGGTCGGCGGCCTGTGGCACGCCGGCCATGTCGGTCTGCGCCGCCTCGCCGTATTTTTCCATGATGTAATTGCGCAATGCGATTTTTCGAACGATGTGAGGCATGGGCCGACGTTGGTCCATTACGGGCGAGTCATAACCCCAGGTGCCAAGTTCTTCCGCCGTATACTCAAAGCTCTTGGGCGTGACCTGGTAGGTGCGGCGCATCTTGTCGATGTCGTCGATGATCGACAGGTAACCGAGAAACAGGACTGGGGCATGTAGAACGAGGCCGATGGGTTCGCCCGCTGCCTCGCGCCTGCGAGCCGCGACCATGATTTCGAGTGCGAGCCGGTCGGCATCGAGTTCCTGACGCCAGGTGCGCGCGGGCTCGGTTACCAGAAGGCCGTTGGTCACACCCTCGACAGGCGGATCGAGCGGATGGCCCAGGTAGTGGTGCGCCATCAGGTGGGCCACTGCGAAGAGTTCGGCAGAGTGCACCAGGGCACCCACCAGATGAATGTGATCTTTCTTGATGTTGTAGTGCTCACTCGTCCCCAGCACGCCGACGTGTTCGAGTGCCAAAAGGTAGACGCGCATGAATGCTTCCCTCTGTTTCTTTTTGGAAAAGCCATCGATCGTCAGATCGACTTCCATGGTCTCGCGCCCCTTCTTCCGGGTCGGAAAGGTTTCGATGGCGACCTTCGTCATTTCGTGGGTCAGCGTAAACAAACCGCCCCCCAGCGCGAGGATGGGGCGCCCTTCATCGGAAAGCTTCGTCGTCAGGAATTCAGGCCGGTTGGTCGGCAGGGTTCCGAAGGCGGGACTGCGCATGGAATACCCCATCGGGCCCGCAACCCGCTCGACCTCGGCCACCATGCCACCCATCAGGCCGTACCAGATCTCGTCCTGGTAACAGGTCGGGGAATTGCGGTTCCAGTTCTGCCGGACGTGCTCGGTCAGCTCGGCATCGCTCACCCCGCCGTGTGCATTCAGGTTCAGACCGACCAGGGCAGCCTCCAGGTTCC
This window of the Chrysiogenia bacterium genome carries:
- a CDS encoding transglutaminase domain-containing protein: MNRTTTDTALSNDTGYLSPLESYLAPTLLSDADHPRVRNLAEELTAKATTDAEKAERLVHFVAERIAAQLPGTGDETSASRTLELGYGHETAKATLLVALARAAGIPARLHFARFDKSLMREFLPGWAWGLWPDTVATGWAELYVDGRWQPRPDAAYDADMLHAAKRYLAERGLSYGVGLTLEPGAGAGGWTSQLAKRFPLVSDDGIYRDAMDYVWSEAYPNTRRHSVIRWFLGPWGRNECARRQRAIREAGRDYEAIAA